One stretch of Desulfovibrio sp. UCD-KL4C DNA includes these proteins:
- a CDS encoding tyrosine-type recombinase/integrase translates to MQGCRPLSQEEVLLVLNRFAGRYAVRNKCLFVLGVLAGFRITEMLSLRVKDVVAHKRIRGFLRVARRNMKGKKQSRVVFLASEARLAIFDQVKALEWPGQDVYLFRAQGETNKPISYTQARRVLLMAFDECGITDQVGTHSLRKTFANDLFDSLLEQVANGEHVDPFMEVSAGLGHCDPKSTTHYLSFRDGSRRTAIQSMGARLSGEY, encoded by the coding sequence ATGCAAGGTTGCCGCCCACTAAGCCAAGAAGAAGTCCTGTTGGTTTTAAACCGTTTTGCAGGTCGCTATGCAGTACGAAATAAATGCCTGTTTGTGCTTGGTGTGCTTGCTGGCTTCCGCATTACTGAAATGCTTTCCTTGCGTGTAAAAGATGTTGTTGCACACAAGCGCATACGTGGTTTTTTGCGTGTAGCGCGCCGAAACATGAAAGGGAAAAAGCAGAGTAGGGTAGTGTTTCTGGCAAGTGAAGCGCGGCTGGCAATATTTGATCAAGTAAAAGCTTTAGAGTGGCCCGGACAGGATGTTTATCTTTTTCGTGCACAAGGCGAAACGAATAAGCCTATTTCTTACACTCAAGCGCGGCGGGTGTTGCTTATGGCTTTTGACGAATGTGGAATTACGGATCAGGTCGGTACTCATAGCCTGAGAAAGACTTTCGCAAATGATCTTTTTGATTCCCTCCTTGAGCAAGTGGCTAACGGGGAACACGTTGACCCATTTATGGAAGTTTCCGCTGGGCTTGGGCATTGCGACCCAAAAAGTACAACTCATTACCTCTCGTTCCGGGATGGAAGCCGCAGGACGGCAATTCAAAGCATGGGGGCAAGACTAAGTGGAGAATACTAA
- a CDS encoding helix-turn-helix domain-containing protein, whose translation MENTKTLSVKQVAEELETRPEWVRRMIRSGEIKASNISKGKRPIYRIRKAVLDAFIEARTVIGVQED comes from the coding sequence GTGGAGAATACTAAAACTCTTTCAGTAAAACAGGTTGCAGAAGAACTTGAAACCCGCCCGGAATGGGTCCGCCGGATGATTCGTTCCGGTGAAATTAAAGCCAGTAATATAAGTAAAGGGAAGCGGCCTATATACCGCATCCGTAAAGCTGTCCTAGATGCATTTATAGAAGCGAGAACTGTAATAGGTGTACAGGAGGACTAA
- a CDS encoding helix-turn-helix transcriptional regulator — METALPITAQVIADVIGTEKALTLARATQCRSVYIPQRLNPSHWLVEVVGTDAAQKLIAEFPSCCLPLAKCSSVVKAKRNKRIAELSAEGLTVAEIARRLGINKNTVQTICYRMRFKNQ, encoded by the coding sequence ATGGAAACAGCATTGCCTATAACGGCTCAAGTTATCGCGGATGTTATCGGAACGGAAAAAGCTTTAACATTGGCCCGCGCCACTCAATGCAGGTCGGTATATATTCCACAGCGGCTTAACCCCTCACACTGGCTGGTTGAAGTGGTCGGAACTGATGCCGCGCAAAAGTTAATAGCTGAGTTCCCGTCTTGCTGTTTGCCACTCGCTAAGTGTTCATCCGTTGTAAAAGCTAAACGCAATAAACGAATAGCAGAATTGAGCGCGGAAGGGCTGACAGTTGCAGAGATAGCACGTCGGCTAGGTATTAATAAAAATACTGTGCAAACAATATGTTACCGTATGAGATTTAAAAATCAGTGA
- a CDS encoding terminase small subunit, with product MVRESKKKEQKKSTTDRVLVDKQGIALALGISLPTVSVRIREGMPCVQEGGRGKAWQFDLAECVQWHTDRAIEKAVGVTDEGMTRADLLKALLVEDLKIKRVASAQALREVCLLDEVERTVATAFIEVRQAVLALPERVALRLLAVDSEIEIKTILEEELELALRSLSEAELIEEVMDDTGN from the coding sequence ATGGTTAGAGAAAGTAAAAAGAAAGAACAGAAAAAAAGTACCACTGATCGCGTCCTAGTGGATAAGCAGGGTATTGCTCTTGCTTTGGGCATATCTTTGCCGACTGTTTCGGTGCGTATTCGCGAGGGCATGCCGTGCGTTCAAGAGGGCGGCAGGGGTAAGGCTTGGCAATTTGATCTTGCTGAATGTGTTCAGTGGCATACTGACCGCGCAATTGAAAAAGCTGTTGGCGTTACTGATGAAGGAATGACCCGCGCGGATTTACTAAAAGCTCTATTAGTTGAAGATTTGAAAATTAAGCGCGTTGCTTCTGCCCAAGCTTTGCGTGAAGTTTGCTTGCTTGATGAAGTTGAACGAACCGTTGCAACCGCATTTATTGAAGTTCGACAAGCTGTACTCGCTTTGCCAGAACGTGTTGCTCTTCGTCTTTTGGCGGTTGATTCAGAAATTGAAATTAAAACGATCTTAGAAGAAGAGCTTGAGCTTGCATTAAGGTCATTGTCTGAAGCTGAATTGATTGAAGAGGTAATGGATGATACCGGAAACTGA
- a CDS encoding phage terminase large subunit family protein, with protein sequence MIPETESLANRKGLYKIINKAFNLFIPPERLTVSEWADKFRVISDANAMPGPWRTANAPYQKEPMDCIGDKVTRRISLMWSAQVGKTECVNNGIGYSIAQDPKSVMMMHPTQSDLKTWTETKLTPLINDTPCIKDVIAKPRGRDGVNNALMKSFPGGFLMFSWSGSTNTMRGRSAPIINCDEIDGYTITTEGDAVQLLWQRAATFGDRRKLIETSTPTIKGFSRIEKAFNAGDQRYYYVPCPHCGVKERLKWSNVKMDQDDDGNYLPEDAYYICEHCGCIIEDKHKPAMLHAGEWLASKPFKGHASFHLNELYSPWRKWSDIAQSFIDKKHAGDLQSFINVSLAETYEEKGEQVDDSGLLKKREHYAAQVPMGGIYLTAGVDTQVDRLECEVVAWGVGEESWSIAYAVIYGDPDRKGTWDALDDFLDQRFKHESGVELSISATAIDSGGLNTQSVYNYCKRRRASRRFAIKGKGGEGIPIVSAPSKRKSGKKGRAVELFTVGTDQSKTLIYKRLGLDGSGPGRCHFPDNYPNQYNEEYFKMLTAEKCITRYVKGFPKREWVKTRPRNEALDVRVYSYNALLIVNPNLKRVQARIMKKAELIEPEEITVALDETTQTEQVIQSAVEPKPKTEVKRKKTKKRRKRQSFINR encoded by the coding sequence ATGATACCGGAAACTGAATCTTTAGCTAATCGTAAAGGGCTTTATAAAATAATAAACAAAGCCTTTAATCTTTTTATTCCACCTGAACGGCTCACTGTTTCCGAGTGGGCAGATAAGTTCCGCGTAATTTCCGATGCTAACGCTATGCCCGGACCATGGCGCACTGCTAATGCTCCGTATCAGAAAGAACCTATGGATTGTATAGGTGATAAAGTCACCCGTAGAATATCACTTATGTGGTCGGCTCAAGTTGGAAAAACCGAGTGCGTTAATAACGGTATTGGCTACAGTATAGCGCAAGATCCTAAAAGCGTTATGATGATGCATCCCACGCAATCAGATTTAAAAACTTGGACAGAAACTAAACTTACTCCGCTTATTAATGATACCCCTTGTATTAAAGATGTAATTGCAAAACCGCGTGGACGTGACGGCGTTAATAATGCGCTGATGAAGTCATTCCCCGGCGGCTTTTTGATGTTCTCGTGGTCCGGTTCAACAAATACTATGCGCGGACGTTCGGCTCCGATTATTAATTGTGATGAAATAGACGGCTATACAATAACGACGGAAGGCGACGCGGTTCAACTTCTTTGGCAACGTGCCGCAACTTTTGGCGATAGGCGGAAGCTGATCGAAACCAGCACCCCTACAATCAAGGGATTTTCTAGAATTGAAAAAGCTTTTAACGCTGGTGACCAACGGTATTACTATGTGCCGTGTCCACATTGCGGAGTTAAAGAGCGGTTGAAATGGTCCAATGTTAAAATGGATCAGGACGACGATGGTAATTACTTACCTGAAGACGCTTACTATATATGTGAACATTGCGGGTGCATCATTGAAGATAAACATAAACCCGCAATGCTTCATGCTGGCGAGTGGTTAGCATCCAAACCATTTAAAGGTCATGCTTCTTTTCATCTAAATGAACTCTATAGCCCGTGGCGGAAATGGAGCGATATTGCACAATCTTTTATCGACAAAAAACATGCTGGTGATTTGCAATCATTTATCAATGTTTCCCTTGCTGAAACTTATGAAGAAAAAGGTGAACAAGTAGACGATTCAGGCTTACTTAAGAAGCGCGAACATTACGCCGCGCAAGTTCCTATGGGTGGTATTTATCTTACTGCCGGGGTTGATACGCAGGTTGACCGCCTTGAATGTGAAGTTGTTGCGTGGGGCGTTGGCGAGGAAAGTTGGTCTATTGCTTATGCTGTAATTTATGGAGACCCGGATCGTAAAGGAACTTGGGACGCGCTAGACGATTTTTTAGATCAACGCTTCAAACATGAAAGCGGGGTTGAACTTTCCATATCTGCCACGGCTATTGATTCCGGCGGTCTCAATACTCAATCTGTTTATAATTACTGCAAGAGGCGTCGAGCTTCCCGCCGCTTTGCTATTAAAGGTAAGGGCGGCGAAGGTATCCCGATTGTATCAGCTCCATCAAAGCGTAAGTCTGGTAAAAAAGGTCGCGCTGTAGAACTTTTTACTGTCGGAACGGATCAAAGCAAAACCTTAATTTATAAGCGGCTTGGCTTGGATGGTTCCGGCCCCGGACGTTGTCACTTCCCGGATAACTACCCGAATCAATATAATGAAGAATATTTTAAAATGCTGACCGCTGAGAAGTGCATCACGCGTTATGTCAAAGGGTTTCCAAAACGTGAGTGGGTCAAAACAAGACCTAGAAACGAAGCTTTAGACGTGCGCGTGTATTCTTACAATGCACTTTTAATAGTTAATCCTAATTTGAAACGAGTACAGGCGCGGATTATGAAAAAAGCTGAACTGATTGAACCTGAAGAAATAACAGTTGCCCTTGATGAAACTACACAGACAGAACAGGTCATTCAAAGCGCGGTGGAACCAAAACCCAAAACGGAGGTAAAAAGGAAAAAAACAAAAAAACGCCGAAAGCGGCAGAGTTTTATTAACCGATGA